One stretch of Zingiber officinale cultivar Zhangliang chromosome 6B, Zo_v1.1, whole genome shotgun sequence DNA includes these proteins:
- the LOC121991636 gene encoding uncharacterized protein LOC121991636 isoform X2, translating into MPPALGLSHLGSGLPAVNKSTDAWRGRRILVSVERQCSFVGRGKMGKQTTLGFSAESKLQEALNAAVVGHQGCVNAIAWNAKGSLLISGSDDTRLREILLRI; encoded by the exons ATGCCACCGGCTCTAGGGCTCTCTCATCTGGGAAGCGGCTTGCCTGCAGTTAACAAGAGCACAGATGCGTGGCGTGGCAGGAGGATTTTGGTGTCCGTGGAACGCCAGTGCTCCTTTGTGGGAAGGGGGAAGATGGGGAAACAGACCACCTTGGGTTTTTCCGCCGAGTCCAAGCTGCAGGAAGCGCTGAATGCTGCCGTTGTT GGCCATCAGGGTTGTGTCAATGCCATTGCATGGAACGCcaaaggctcacttttaatttctGGTTCAGATGACACTAGA
- the LOC121991636 gene encoding uncharacterized protein LOC121991636 isoform X1: MPPALGLSHLGSGLPAVNKSTDAWRGRRILVSVERQCSFVGRGKMGKQTTLGFSAESKLQEALNAAVVGHQGCVNAIAWNAKGSLLISGSDDTRDMMEGIRTE, encoded by the exons ATGCCACCGGCTCTAGGGCTCTCTCATCTGGGAAGCGGCTTGCCTGCAGTTAACAAGAGCACAGATGCGTGGCGTGGCAGGAGGATTTTGGTGTCCGTGGAACGCCAGTGCTCCTTTGTGGGAAGGGGGAAGATGGGGAAACAGACCACCTTGGGTTTTTCCGCCGAGTCCAAGCTGCAGGAAGCGCTGAATGCTGCCGTTGTT GGCCATCAGGGTTGTGTCAATGCCATTGCATGGAACGCcaaaggctcacttttaatttctGGTTCAGATGACACTAGA